A single Marinobacter sp. es.042 DNA region contains:
- the def gene encoding peptide deformylase, with translation MILEILEYPDPRLRTIAKPVEEVTDADRKLIDDMFETMYDAPGIGLAATQVNVHKQIIVMDLSEDKSEPRVFINPEVEVLDGEREYMQEGCLSVPGFYEDVERIEHCMIRAMDRDGKPFELEAKGLLAVCIQHEMDHLNGRLFVDYLSSLKRNRIRKKLEKQHKKSA, from the coding sequence ATGATACTAGAGATTCTCGAATACCCGGATCCCCGTCTACGCACCATTGCCAAACCGGTAGAAGAGGTGACAGACGCCGACCGCAAGCTGATCGACGACATGTTCGAGACCATGTACGATGCGCCCGGCATTGGCCTTGCGGCCACCCAAGTGAATGTGCATAAACAGATCATCGTTATGGATCTGTCCGAGGACAAGAGTGAGCCGCGGGTGTTCATCAATCCCGAGGTCGAAGTGCTGGACGGTGAACGGGAATACATGCAGGAAGGTTGCCTGTCGGTACCTGGATTCTACGAAGACGTCGAACGGATCGAACACTGCATGATCCGTGCAATGGACCGGGACGGCAAACCGTTTGAACTGGAAGCGAAAGGCCTGTTGGCTGTCTGTATCCAGCATGAGATGGATCACCTGAACGGCAGATTGTTCGTTGACTACCTCAGCTCTCTCAAGCGTAACCGCATTCGCAAAAAGCTGGAGAAGCAGCACAAGAAGAGTGCCTGA
- the hemF gene encoding oxygen-dependent coproporphyrinogen oxidase, with protein sequence MAQQPDSQAVKQYLLGLQESICNRLEALDDGASFIKDAWDRPEGGGGVSRVITEGRVFEKGGVNFSHVMGDTMPASATAHRPHLAGAPWQAMGVSLVIHPNNPYVPTSHANVRFFIATPQNSEPVYWFGGGYDLTPYYGFEEDCVHWHRTARDACEPFGEGTYKRFKDWCDDYFYLKHRDEPRGVGGLFFDDHNTGDFEQDFGLMKAVGNSYIDAYEPIVRRRMDHPFGDRERDFQLYRRGRYVEFNLVYDRGTLFGLQSGGRTESILMSLPPLVRWDYNRTAEPGSEEARLTDYFLTGRNWLETQHD encoded by the coding sequence ATGGCACAGCAACCCGATAGCCAGGCGGTCAAGCAGTATCTGCTGGGCCTGCAGGAGTCCATCTGCAACCGTCTGGAGGCCCTCGATGATGGTGCATCGTTCATCAAGGATGCCTGGGATCGGCCCGAAGGTGGTGGTGGCGTCAGCCGGGTGATCACCGAAGGCCGGGTGTTCGAGAAAGGTGGTGTTAATTTCTCTCACGTCATGGGCGATACCATGCCAGCTTCGGCCACCGCCCATCGCCCCCATCTGGCCGGTGCACCCTGGCAGGCCATGGGTGTGTCCCTGGTAATCCACCCCAACAACCCTTACGTGCCGACCTCCCACGCCAACGTGCGGTTTTTTATTGCCACGCCGCAGAACAGCGAGCCGGTTTACTGGTTTGGCGGCGGCTACGACCTCACGCCTTACTACGGTTTTGAGGAAGACTGTGTGCACTGGCACCGCACAGCCCGCGATGCCTGCGAGCCGTTCGGAGAGGGCACCTACAAGCGCTTCAAGGATTGGTGCGATGATTACTTTTATCTGAAACACCGGGATGAACCCCGGGGTGTTGGAGGTCTGTTTTTTGATGACCATAACACCGGTGACTTTGAGCAGGATTTCGGCCTGATGAAAGCGGTGGGCAACAGCTACATAGACGCCTACGAGCCTATCGTCCGTCGCCGAATGGATCATCCGTTTGGTGACCGTGAGCGGGATTTCCAGCTTTACCGCCGGGGGCGTTATGTGGAATTCAACCTGGTCTATGACCGCGGCACCCTGTTTGGCCTGCAATCCGGCGGTCGCACCGAATCCATACTGATGTCCCTGCCGCCCCTAGTGCGCTGGGACTACAACCGGACCGCCGAGCCCGGTTCGGAAGAAGCCCGGCTGACAGACTATTTTCTGACCGGGCGGAACTGGCTGGAGACCCAACATGACTAA
- a CDS encoding L-threonylcarbamoyladenylate synthase, whose product MAHSHPLSDWQLHCARRTVLGGGVIAYPTEAVWGLGCDPWDQEAVEKVLELKQRPVQKGVILVASSLDQVRFLLDPLPPLLRAEAERHWPGPVTCLLPDPERQVPEWVRGKHSSIAVRVSEHPVVRALCEATGMPLVSTSCNPAGRQPARHIWQVRGYFGDQLDWIVPGALGGNRKPSRIIDIVSGQQLR is encoded by the coding sequence ATGGCCCATTCCCACCCCCTATCTGACTGGCAATTGCACTGCGCTCGCCGCACGGTTCTCGGAGGCGGCGTTATTGCCTATCCCACCGAGGCTGTCTGGGGCCTGGGTTGTGATCCTTGGGACCAGGAAGCGGTGGAGAAGGTTCTGGAGCTGAAGCAGCGCCCGGTCCAGAAAGGCGTGATTCTGGTGGCTTCTTCCCTTGACCAGGTTCGCTTCCTGCTGGATCCCCTTCCCCCTCTGCTGCGGGCCGAGGCAGAGCGTCACTGGCCCGGCCCCGTGACCTGTCTGCTGCCAGACCCGGAGCGACAGGTGCCGGAATGGGTGCGCGGAAAGCACAGTTCCATCGCGGTTCGGGTCAGCGAGCACCCGGTGGTGCGGGCGCTCTGTGAAGCGACGGGCATGCCCCTGGTCTCCACGTCCTGTAATCCGGCGGGGCGACAGCCCGCCCGCCATATCTGGCAGGTGCGCGGGTATTTTGGCGATCAGTTGGACTGGATCGTTCCGGGAGCACTGGGCGGAAATCGCAAACCCAGCCGTATTATTGATATTGTCAGCGGTCAGCAACTTCGTTAG
- a CDS encoding sulfatase, whose protein sequence is MILVWLFLLNGLFLFPSLALPGNTPWLSLEALILWAIICGLRDPQRRYRVARLLAVAYAFLFLLVLADALVRESLGRGLNLYLEIGLLDAAWNLLNTNLGALLAVAALTALLGLLAGVGWLFRHGLERLAHHSPAHLGKPLWFVVGLFLAGAITPWIGSPALAFVANQASLITHTHQTTRDFANELSAQPGREGLATPLPRLADTDVILGFIESYGVSTVTDERYRSLVNPGLEALGRSIDAAGLSVVTGRLQSPIQGGQSWLGHLSVLSGQWIHNQLAYETLLSSGYATLIDDFRSTGHSTVAVMPAITRAWPEGRLFRYDRIYDHDDLGYQGPPFNWVTMPDQYTWHRFQDIRNANEGPLFAELALISSHAPWVPILPVLDDWQSIGNGEVFRRWEGAGEAPVSLWRDPDRVREHYGQAIAYALEVAGGFAAHYLRQDALMIILGDHQPAPLITGEDASRDVVVHVISADPSLVEPFLSGELPGFQPGIRPDPETAGATMSQFRPFLHRHFGEL, encoded by the coding sequence GTGATACTGGTCTGGCTTTTTCTGCTGAACGGGCTGTTCCTGTTTCCGTCCCTGGCATTGCCGGGTAACACCCCCTGGCTTTCTCTGGAGGCCCTGATCTTGTGGGCCATCATTTGCGGGCTCAGGGATCCTCAGCGGAGATACCGCGTCGCTCGTTTGCTGGCCGTCGCCTACGCGTTTCTGTTCCTGCTTGTTCTGGCAGATGCCCTGGTTCGGGAGAGTCTTGGCCGCGGCCTGAACCTGTATCTTGAAATTGGCCTGTTGGATGCGGCCTGGAATCTGCTCAACACAAACCTGGGAGCGCTTCTGGCGGTTGCGGCCCTCACCGCTCTGCTGGGTTTGCTTGCAGGCGTGGGCTGGCTGTTTCGCCATGGCCTGGAACGGCTGGCGCACCACTCGCCGGCACACCTGGGCAAACCGCTCTGGTTTGTGGTCGGCCTGTTTCTGGCCGGGGCCATCACGCCCTGGATTGGCAGCCCGGCGCTGGCCTTCGTTGCCAATCAGGCCTCCCTGATCACCCACACTCACCAGACAACCCGGGACTTTGCCAACGAATTGAGTGCGCAGCCAGGCCGGGAAGGCCTGGCAACGCCCCTGCCAAGGCTGGCAGATACCGATGTCATTCTGGGTTTTATCGAATCCTACGGGGTGTCGACGGTCACGGACGAGCGCTACCGGTCACTCGTCAATCCGGGCCTTGAGGCCCTGGGCCGGTCGATCGACGCGGCCGGGCTGTCGGTGGTGACTGGCCGGCTGCAATCACCCATCCAGGGTGGCCAATCCTGGCTTGGTCATCTATCCGTATTGAGTGGCCAGTGGATCCACAACCAGCTTGCCTACGAAACCCTCCTCAGCTCCGGTTACGCCACGCTGATCGATGACTTCCGCAGTACAGGGCACAGCACTGTCGCCGTGATGCCGGCTATCACCCGGGCCTGGCCCGAGGGCCGGCTTTTCCGCTACGATCGGATTTACGATCACGATGATCTGGGTTATCAGGGGCCGCCATTCAACTGGGTCACCATGCCCGACCAGTACACCTGGCACCGGTTTCAGGACATTCGCAATGCGAATGAGGGGCCGCTCTTTGCTGAGCTGGCGCTGATCAGCAGCCACGCCCCCTGGGTGCCGATCCTGCCGGTGCTTGATGACTGGCAAAGCATCGGCAACGGTGAAGTGTTCCGGCGCTGGGAGGGTGCTGGCGAGGCGCCGGTTTCGCTGTGGCGCGATCCGGACCGGGTCCGGGAACATTACGGTCAGGCGATTGCCTATGCCCTGGAAGTTGCCGGAGGCTTCGCCGCCCACTACCTGCGCCAGGACGCCCTGATGATCATTCTGGGCGACCATCAGCCAGCGCCACTGATCACCGGCGAAGATGCTAGCCGGGATGTGGTGGTTCATGTCATCAGCGCCGACCCATCGCTGGTGGAACCTTTCCTGTCCGGCGAGCTTCCGGGATTCCAACCCGGTATCCGGCCCGATCCGGAGACTGCAGGCGCCACCATGAGCCAATTCCGCCCGTTTTTACACCGGCATTTCGGGGAACTCTGA
- a CDS encoding PA4642 family protein — protein sequence MSGPDKPKVIGEEWSDERVRSFLAIQPWDAAENPDFNALLKAYQAMRAEDFERFIGFFVAEGRDLDAAGPDGETILDLISRHRRSVDYARALENAGAKKAAAARD from the coding sequence ATGAGTGGACCGGACAAGCCAAAAGTGATTGGCGAAGAATGGAGTGATGAGCGGGTCAGAAGTTTTCTGGCTATCCAGCCCTGGGATGCTGCCGAGAACCCTGACTTCAACGCCCTGTTGAAAGCCTATCAGGCCATGCGGGCCGAAGATTTCGAGCGCTTTATCGGCTTTTTTGTTGCCGAGGGTCGGGATCTGGATGCCGCAGGCCCAGACGGGGAGACCATTCTTGACCTGATTTCCCGTCATCGCCGCAGTGTCGATTATGCCCGGGCGCTGGAGAACGCCGGCGCCAAGAAAGCGGCCGCCGCCAGGGATTGA
- the dprA gene encoding DNA-processing protein DprA, translated as MFSSATARWLFLTCLPGLGRTRRRELLAEFPDLPQMLSLNAATLRAVGITADAMAAIQAWQTQDDAHPAIREVRTIMHDCQKHAVGILTWGDTHYPEQLRHIHDAPLVLFTRGDTELLARDQIGIIGSRKATPAGLDHARRFAAELSARELIVTSGLALGVDGAAHAGALDAGYPTVAVIGCGLDRVYPHQHRRLGERVVADGLMISEYPPGTPARAAHFPQRNRIISGLSRGVLVVEAGLRSGSLITARMALEQGREVFAIPGSVHSPVARGCHHLIKQGARLVETVEDILEELGAWWSPPLATEAAGTPEPKPGGKGPLAGLNGREIAVFEALGYDPQSTDALSSATGLPADQLMQSLLLLELQGLVSSAPGGFQKIA; from the coding sequence GTGTTTTCCTCTGCCACAGCCCGATGGCTGTTCCTGACTTGCCTGCCCGGCCTCGGCCGTACCCGTCGGCGTGAACTGCTGGCGGAATTTCCTGACTTGCCCCAAATGCTTTCCTTGAATGCTGCTACCCTGCGGGCCGTGGGCATAACTGCAGACGCCATGGCCGCAATCCAGGCCTGGCAAACGCAGGATGATGCGCATCCGGCGATTCGTGAGGTGCGGACCATAATGCACGATTGCCAGAAGCATGCCGTCGGTATTCTGACCTGGGGAGATACCCACTACCCCGAGCAGCTCCGGCACATTCACGACGCGCCACTGGTGCTCTTTACCCGAGGTGACACGGAGCTCCTGGCACGGGACCAGATCGGCATCATCGGTAGCCGCAAGGCTACGCCCGCCGGTCTGGATCATGCCCGGCGTTTTGCCGCCGAACTGAGCGCCCGCGAGCTGATAGTGACCAGCGGTCTGGCGCTCGGGGTCGATGGCGCTGCCCATGCGGGGGCACTGGATGCGGGGTATCCCACCGTAGCGGTGATTGGCTGTGGCCTGGACCGAGTTTACCCTCACCAGCATCGCCGCCTGGGCGAGCGAGTCGTTGCCGACGGACTTATGATTTCCGAGTATCCTCCTGGCACGCCGGCGAGAGCTGCGCACTTTCCCCAACGCAACCGGATTATCAGTGGCCTGAGCCGTGGCGTGCTGGTGGTCGAGGCGGGCCTGCGCAGTGGCTCCCTGATTACCGCGAGGATGGCGCTGGAACAGGGGCGGGAAGTATTCGCCATTCCCGGCTCGGTGCACAGCCCTGTTGCCCGGGGGTGTCATCACCTGATCAAACAGGGTGCCCGCCTGGTGGAAACGGTGGAGGATATCCTGGAGGAGCTTGGTGCCTGGTGGTCCCCGCCACTGGCAACCGAAGCGGCTGGCACCCCGGAGCCAAAGCCCGGAGGCAAGGGCCCGCTGGCCGGCCTCAACGGCCGTGAAATCGCGGTGTTTGAGGCTTTAGGGTATGATCCACAGTCAACCGATGCACTAAGTTCAGCAACCGGCCTTCCTGCCGATCAGCTTATGCAGTCCCTGTTGCTTCTGGAGTTGCAGGGGCTGGTCAGCTCGGCACCGGGAGGCTTTCAGAAAATCGCCTGA
- the aroE gene encoding shikimate dehydrogenase, which yields MTNDLYAVVGNPISHSKSPRIHSLFASETGEPVEYTAIQGPLDDFAGTVRQFFERGGKGLNVTVPFKEEAWKLADRRTERAQNAGAANTLYLDDEGRLTADNTDGCGIVRDLVVNHGVVLGQARILVLGAGGAVRGVLGPILAEHPAAITIANRTVAKADALVNLFKPVAGETALSACGFEQPGEPFDVIINGTSASLQGDLPPLSPEVLGEQTVVYDMMYSLQTTTFNQWALEQGAQNVHDGLGMLVEQAAESFRIWRGVNPATGPVIEELRND from the coding sequence ATGACTAACGATCTCTACGCGGTAGTTGGCAACCCCATCAGCCACAGCAAATCGCCGAGGATCCACAGCCTTTTTGCCAGCGAGACCGGTGAGCCGGTTGAGTACACGGCCATCCAGGGGCCGCTGGATGATTTTGCCGGCACGGTGAGGCAATTCTTTGAACGGGGTGGCAAGGGCCTGAACGTAACCGTGCCCTTCAAGGAGGAAGCCTGGAAGCTGGCGGACCGTCGTACCGAGCGAGCCCAGAATGCCGGGGCCGCCAATACCCTGTATCTGGATGACGAGGGCCGGCTCACCGCTGACAACACTGACGGGTGCGGTATTGTGCGAGATCTGGTTGTGAACCACGGTGTTGTCCTCGGGCAGGCACGCATCCTGGTGCTGGGCGCCGGTGGCGCGGTTCGCGGTGTTCTGGGGCCGATCCTGGCGGAGCATCCTGCCGCCATTACCATTGCCAACCGGACGGTTGCCAAGGCTGACGCTCTGGTTAACCTGTTTAAACCCGTGGCGGGCGAGACCGCGCTTTCTGCCTGCGGATTCGAACAGCCCGGGGAGCCCTTTGACGTGATCATCAACGGCACCAGTGCCAGCCTCCAGGGCGATTTGCCACCGCTGTCACCGGAGGTGCTCGGAGAGCAAACGGTGGTCTACGACATGATGTATTCTCTGCAAACCACGACGTTCAATCAGTGGGCGCTGGAACAGGGTGCACAGAACGTTCATGACGGGCTTGGTATGCTGGTGGAGCAGGCGGCGGAATCCTTCCGTATCTGGCGCGGCGTGAACCCTGCCACCGGTCCTGTCATTGAGGAATTGCGTAACGACTGA
- a CDS encoding motility protein A: MDILTLVGLVAGVLIVIMAMLANASFLTFLNLPGLAIVLGGTFAVTLIKFRMASVMSAFRLAMSAAFTDRMARPAELIREVGSLAMVVRKEGILGLENHQTDNEFLQKAINLCVDGHPPELVEEALAQETQQTAERYEVAERVFRGIGESAPAIGMLGTLVGLVQMLNTLDDPSSIGPAMAIALLTTLYGAFIAQLVALPLADKLQLKAEDEARNQMLIITSIKNIMRGENPRVMTELLSSFVHPEQRNGLAPEREA; encoded by the coding sequence ATGGATATTCTTACCCTTGTAGGGCTTGTGGCAGGTGTCCTGATCGTCATCATGGCGATGCTCGCCAATGCCTCTTTCCTGACGTTCCTGAACCTTCCGGGGCTTGCCATTGTGCTGGGCGGAACCTTCGCCGTTACTCTGATCAAATTCCGAATGGCGTCAGTCATGAGCGCCTTCCGCCTGGCCATGTCGGCCGCCTTCACCGACCGTATGGCACGGCCGGCGGAGTTGATCCGGGAAGTCGGTTCGCTGGCCATGGTGGTGCGTAAGGAGGGCATTCTGGGTCTGGAAAACCACCAGACTGACAACGAATTCCTCCAGAAAGCCATCAATCTGTGTGTCGACGGCCACCCGCCGGAACTGGTGGAGGAGGCGCTGGCACAGGAAACCCAGCAGACCGCCGAACGTTACGAAGTGGCCGAGCGGGTGTTCCGGGGCATCGGCGAATCGGCTCCGGCCATTGGCATGCTGGGCACCCTGGTAGGCCTGGTGCAGATGCTCAACACCCTCGACGATCCGTCCTCCATCGGCCCGGCCATGGCCATCGCCCTGCTCACCACCTTGTACGGTGCGTTTATTGCCCAACTGGTTGCCCTGCCCCTGGCCGACAAGCTGCAGCTGAAAGCCGAGGACGAGGCCCGGAACCAGATGCTGATCATCACGTCTATCAAAAACATCATGCGCGGTGAGAATCCCCGGGTAATGACCGAGCTGCTGTCGTCGTTTGTCCACCCGGAGCAGCGCAACGGCCTGGCGCCGGAGCGGGAGGCCTGA
- a CDS encoding LysM peptidoglycan-binding domain-containing protein: MRKLLYALAATTLLITSWAHAAPELRSDHPERYTVVKGDTLWDISARFLNNPWYWPEIWHVNPQVANPHLIYPGDRLALVYIDGKPRITKVASNDVVKLSPKVRSEPIDTPIPAIPLDAIGSFLTDTRIVSPEEINGAPYVLEGEDGRIITGAGDKLYARGEKPADKVGVFRRSKEFRDPDTGEFLGLEARSIARGDVARENGDVLTVNLTSSNEEVRIGDRLLVSEDRRLTTSFVPSAPSGDVEGEMISVDGGVSQIGQYDVVAINRGTREGLEAGNVMAVLKSGNLVRDPVTGETIELPSERAGLLMVFQAYEKMSYGLVLQASRVLTVGDKVTNP, encoded by the coding sequence ATGAGGAAACTGCTGTACGCTCTGGCAGCAACTACGCTGCTTATAACCTCCTGGGCTCATGCTGCACCGGAGCTGCGGTCCGATCATCCCGAGCGTTACACCGTAGTTAAGGGTGACACCCTCTGGGACATTTCGGCCCGTTTTCTGAACAACCCCTGGTACTGGCCGGAAATATGGCATGTAAACCCGCAGGTCGCCAACCCTCACCTGATTTATCCCGGTGATCGCCTTGCCCTGGTTTATATTGATGGCAAGCCCCGTATTACCAAGGTTGCCAGCAACGATGTCGTAAAGCTGTCGCCCAAGGTACGTTCCGAGCCCATCGATACGCCCATCCCGGCGATCCCGCTTGATGCCATTGGCAGTTTCCTGACGGATACCCGTATTGTCAGCCCGGAAGAAATCAACGGTGCTCCGTATGTTCTCGAAGGTGAAGACGGCCGGATTATCACCGGTGCCGGCGACAAGCTATATGCTCGCGGAGAAAAGCCTGCAGACAAGGTGGGTGTATTCCGTCGCAGCAAGGAGTTCAGGGACCCAGATACTGGCGAGTTCCTCGGTCTTGAGGCGCGCAGTATCGCCCGTGGTGATGTGGCACGTGAAAATGGCGATGTGCTGACCGTAAACCTGACCAGCTCCAACGAAGAGGTTCGCATTGGCGACCGGCTTCTGGTGAGTGAGGACCGTCGCCTGACCACCAGTTTCGTGCCCAGCGCGCCCAGCGGGGACGTTGAAGGTGAGATGATTTCGGTTGACGGTGGCGTAAGCCAGATCGGTCAGTACGATGTGGTTGCCATTAACCGCGGCACCCGGGAAGGTCTGGAAGCTGGCAACGTGATGGCCGTACTGAAAAGTGGCAACCTGGTTCGCGATCCGGTGACCGGAGAAACCATCGAGCTGCCCTCCGAGCGTGCCGGGTTGCTGATGGTGTTCCAGGCCTACGAAAAAATGAGCTACGGTCTGGTGCTGCAGGCCAGCCGCGTGTTGACGGTGGGTGACAAGGTTACCAACCCCTGA
- the fmt gene encoding methionyl-tRNA formyltransferase has translation MRLVFAGTPDFAATALRALIAAGHTIVGVYSQPDRPAGRGRKLQPSPVKQVALDHGIPVFQPETLKTPDAQKQLADLNPDVMIVAAYGLILPKAVLDIPTHGCLNIHASLLPRWRGAAPIQRAIAAGDAETGITIMQMDEGLDTGAMLLKSLTTIEDNDTGGSLHDRLAELGGQAIIKALELLQKGELTGEPQNDQLACYASKLSKTEGHIDWAADAKAIERLVRAFNPWPGTYTDLGDQRIRIHEAQALVTASDAFPGTVVQRDRDGIDIACGNGTLRITRLQLPGSRAQSVNDLINGGKELLMPGQELR, from the coding sequence GTGCGACTTGTTTTTGCTGGTACACCGGATTTTGCGGCAACCGCGCTCCGCGCCCTGATTGCAGCCGGCCACACTATCGTTGGCGTTTACTCCCAGCCGGATCGTCCCGCCGGCCGTGGCCGGAAGCTGCAGCCCAGCCCGGTCAAGCAGGTAGCGCTGGACCACGGGATCCCGGTCTTCCAGCCCGAAACACTGAAAACGCCCGACGCCCAGAAGCAATTGGCCGATCTGAATCCGGACGTGATGATTGTCGCGGCCTATGGTCTGATCCTGCCGAAGGCGGTCCTGGACATTCCAACCCACGGTTGCCTGAACATCCACGCCTCGCTGCTGCCACGCTGGCGCGGCGCCGCACCTATTCAGCGGGCCATAGCGGCAGGCGATGCGGAAACCGGCATCACCATCATGCAGATGGACGAGGGCCTGGATACCGGCGCCATGCTGTTGAAATCCCTGACCACCATCGAGGACAACGACACCGGCGGCAGTCTCCACGACCGCCTGGCTGAACTCGGTGGCCAGGCCATCATCAAGGCCCTGGAGCTTCTTCAGAAGGGCGAACTCACCGGGGAACCCCAGAACGATCAGCTGGCCTGCTACGCCAGCAAACTGAGCAAGACCGAAGGCCATATTGACTGGGCCGCAGATGCCAAAGCGATTGAACGGCTGGTTCGCGCCTTTAACCCCTGGCCCGGAACCTACACCGATCTGGGTGACCAACGTATCCGGATTCACGAAGCCCAGGCCCTGGTTACCGCCAGCGACGCTTTCCCCGGCACCGTAGTACAACGGGACCGGGACGGGATCGACATCGCCTGCGGCAACGGCACTCTGCGCATCACCCGTCTCCAGCTGCCGGGCTCCCGCGCCCAGAGCGTGAACGACCTGATCAATGGCGGCAAGGAACTGCTCATGCCCGGCCAGGAGCTGCGCTGA
- a CDS encoding flagellar motor protein MotB gives MELVQKKNRKRLQNQTPAWIVTFADLATLLLTFFILLLSFAEMDVEKYRAMANSMAVAFGSSNVLADDIGGSPLTMIESETVSLPEPTESQTREPEFIDERAEGVAPTQIPGGVIDLASRMIRELEQEVASGAVSVNYDQDQVVIRFSEEATFRSGEAAIKPEMIPKIERVVNVLSVCTGDVLVSGYTDDRPISSGRYRSNWDLSAARAVSVVHELVMNRQVPADRVVAAGRAETNPLAPNDSPENRALNRRVEIAIRNPECNDDVPTGDLPVEIMP, from the coding sequence TTGGAACTGGTCCAGAAGAAAAACAGGAAGCGTTTACAGAACCAGACGCCGGCCTGGATCGTCACATTTGCCGATCTGGCCACCCTTCTGCTGACCTTTTTCATACTCCTGCTGTCGTTTGCCGAGATGGACGTGGAGAAGTACCGGGCCATGGCCAATTCCATGGCAGTCGCTTTTGGCTCCAGTAATGTCCTGGCCGATGATATCGGCGGTTCCCCGCTGACCATGATTGAATCCGAGACGGTATCGCTCCCTGAGCCAACGGAGTCCCAGACCAGGGAGCCCGAATTTATTGATGAGCGTGCCGAGGGTGTTGCGCCCACACAGATCCCAGGCGGCGTGATTGATCTGGCCAGCCGAATGATCCGGGAACTGGAGCAGGAAGTGGCGTCAGGAGCGGTCAGTGTCAATTACGACCAGGATCAAGTGGTAATCCGCTTTTCCGAGGAAGCGACCTTCCGGTCCGGCGAGGCGGCGATCAAGCCTGAGATGATTCCGAAGATTGAACGGGTGGTCAATGTGTTGTCGGTTTGTACCGGGGATGTCCTGGTGTCCGGCTACACCGATGACCGGCCCATCTCCAGCGGTCGCTACCGTTCGAACTGGGATCTTTCGGCGGCCCGAGCCGTGTCCGTGGTGCACGAGCTGGTGATGAACCGCCAGGTACCCGCCGACCGCGTGGTGGCGGCCGGTCGTGCCGAGACCAATCCTCTGGCGCCCAACGATTCGCCGGAGAATCGGGCCCTTAACCGTCGGGTGGAGATCGCGATTCGTAATCCCGAGTGCAACGATGACGTCCCGACCGGCGACCTTCCGGTCGAAATCATGCCCTGA